The proteins below come from a single Ictidomys tridecemlineatus isolate mIctTri1 chromosome 8, mIctTri1.hap1, whole genome shotgun sequence genomic window:
- the Polr1c gene encoding DNA-directed RNA polymerases I and III subunit RPAC1 isoform X2, whose protein sequence is MDENSLEFDMVGIDAAIANAFRRILLAEVPTMAVEKVLVYNNTSIVQDEILAHRLGLIPILADPRLFEYRNQGDEEGTEIDTLQFRLQVRCTRNPHAAKDSSDPNELYVNHKVYTRHMTWVPLGNQADVFPEGTIRPVHDDILIAQLRPGQEIDLLMHCVKGIGKDHAKFSPVATASYRLLPDITLLEPVEGEAAEELSQCFSPGVIEVQEVQGKKVARVANPRLDTFSREIFRNEKLKKVVRLARVRDHYIFSVESTGVLPPDVLVSEAIKVLMGKCRRFLDELDAVQMD, encoded by the exons ATGGATGAAAACTCACTGGAGTTTGACATGGTGGGAATTGATGCAGCCATTGCCAATGCTTTTAGAAGAATTCTTTTAGCTGAG GTACCCACAATGGCTGTGGAAAAAGTCCTGGTATACAACAACACGTCCATTGTTCAGGATGAGATCCTTGCACACCGCCTGGGACTCATTCCCATTCTTGCTGATCCTCGTCTTTTTGAATATCGGAACCAAG GAGatgaagaaggcacagagatagaCACACTGCAATTTCGGCTCCAGGTCAGATGTACGCGGAATCCGCATGCTGCTAAAGATTCCTCTGACCCCAATGAACTCTATGTGAACCACAAAG TATATACCAGGCATATGACATGGGTCCCCTTGGGGAACCAGGCTGACGTCTTTCCAGAAGGCACTATCCGCCCAGTACATGATGATATCCTCATCGCTCAGCTTCGGCCTGGCCAGGAGATTGATCTGCTAATGCACTGTGTCAAGGGCATTG GAAAAGATCATGCCAAATTTTCACCAGTGGCAACAGCTAGTTACAGGCTTCTGCCAGACATCACTCTACTTGAACCTGTGGAAGGGGAGGCAGCTGAGGAACTGAGCCAGTGCTTTTCACCTGGTGTTATTGAAGTACAAGAAGTGCAAG GTAAAAAGGTGGCCAGAGTTGCCAATCCCCGGCTGGATACCTTTAGCAGGGAAATCTTTCGGAATGAGAAGCTAAAGAAGGTTGTGCGGCTTGCCCGTGTTCGAGATCATTACATCT TTTCTGTAGAGTCAACTGGAGTGTTGCCACCAGATGTGCTAGTGAGTGAAGCTATCAAAGTATTGATGGGCAAGTGCCGGCGCTTCTTGGATGAACTAGATGCAGTTCAGATGGACTGA
- the Polr1c gene encoding DNA-directed RNA polymerases I and III subunit RPAC1 isoform X1, with product MAAAQAVEEMRSRVVLGEFGVRNVHTTDFPGNYAGYDDAWDQDRFEKNFRVDVVHMDENSLEFDMVGIDAAIANAFRRILLAEVPTMAVEKVLVYNNTSIVQDEILAHRLGLIPILADPRLFEYRNQGDEEGTEIDTLQFRLQVRCTRNPHAAKDSSDPNELYVNHKVYTRHMTWVPLGNQADVFPEGTIRPVHDDILIAQLRPGQEIDLLMHCVKGIGKDHAKFSPVATASYRLLPDITLLEPVEGEAAEELSQCFSPGVIEVQEVQGKKVARVANPRLDTFSREIFRNEKLKKVVRLARVRDHYIFSVESTGVLPPDVLVSEAIKVLMGKCRRFLDELDAVQMD from the exons ATGGCGGCTGCCCAGGCGGTAGAGGAGATGCGGAGTCGTGTGGTTTTAGGGGAGTTTGGGGTTCGCAAT GTTCATACCACTGACTTTCCTGGTAACTATGCTGGGTATGATGATGCCTGGGATCAGGACCGTTTCGAGAAG AATTTCCGTGTGGATGTGGTACACATGGATGAAAACTCACTGGAGTTTGACATGGTGGGAATTGATGCAGCCATTGCCAATGCTTTTAGAAGAATTCTTTTAGCTGAG GTACCCACAATGGCTGTGGAAAAAGTCCTGGTATACAACAACACGTCCATTGTTCAGGATGAGATCCTTGCACACCGCCTGGGACTCATTCCCATTCTTGCTGATCCTCGTCTTTTTGAATATCGGAACCAAG GAGatgaagaaggcacagagatagaCACACTGCAATTTCGGCTCCAGGTCAGATGTACGCGGAATCCGCATGCTGCTAAAGATTCCTCTGACCCCAATGAACTCTATGTGAACCACAAAG TATATACCAGGCATATGACATGGGTCCCCTTGGGGAACCAGGCTGACGTCTTTCCAGAAGGCACTATCCGCCCAGTACATGATGATATCCTCATCGCTCAGCTTCGGCCTGGCCAGGAGATTGATCTGCTAATGCACTGTGTCAAGGGCATTG GAAAAGATCATGCCAAATTTTCACCAGTGGCAACAGCTAGTTACAGGCTTCTGCCAGACATCACTCTACTTGAACCTGTGGAAGGGGAGGCAGCTGAGGAACTGAGCCAGTGCTTTTCACCTGGTGTTATTGAAGTACAAGAAGTGCAAG GTAAAAAGGTGGCCAGAGTTGCCAATCCCCGGCTGGATACCTTTAGCAGGGAAATCTTTCGGAATGAGAAGCTAAAGAAGGTTGTGCGGCTTGCCCGTGTTCGAGATCATTACATCT TTTCTGTAGAGTCAACTGGAGTGTTGCCACCAGATGTGCTAGTGAGTGAAGCTATCAAAGTATTGATGGGCAAGTGCCGGCGCTTCTTGGATGAACTAGATGCAGTTCAGATGGACTGA
- the Yipf3 gene encoding protein YIPF3 isoform X1, protein MATTAAPVGSARNGAGPEWGGFEENIQGGGSAVIDMENMDDTSGSSFEDMGELHQRLREEEVDADAAAVEEEDGEFLGMKGFKGQLSRQVADQMWQAGKRQASRAFSLYANIDILRPYFDVEPAQVRSRLLESMIPIKMVNFPQKIAGELYGPLMLVFTLVAILLHGMKTSDTIIREGTLMGTAIGTCFGYWLGVSSFIYFLAYLCNAQITMLQMLALLGYGLFGHCIVLFITYNIHLHALFYLFWLLVGGLSTLRMVAVLVSRTVGPTQRLLLCGTLAALHMLFLLYLHFAYHKVVEGILDTLEGPNIPPMQRVPRDVPAGIPAARLPTTVLNATAKALAVTVQSH, encoded by the exons ATGGCAACTACTGCGGCGCCGGTCGGCAGCGCCCGAAACGGAGCTGGCCCGGAATGGGGAGGCTTCGAAGAAAACATCCAG GGTGGGGGCTCAGCTGTGATTGACATGGAGAACATGGATGATACTTCAGGCTCCAGCTTCGAGGATATGGGTGAGCTGCATCAGCGCCTGCGTGAGGAAGAAGTTGATGCAGATGCAGCTGCTGTGGAAGAAGAAGATGGGGAGTTCTTGGGCATGAAGGGCTTTAAGGGACAGCTGAGCCGGCAGGTGGCTGATCAA ATGTGGCAGGCAGGGAAGAGACAAGCCTCCAGGGCCTTCAGCTTATATGCCAACATTGACATCTTGAGACCCTACTTTGATGTGGAGCCTGCCCAGGTGCGAAGCAG gcTCCTGGAGTCCATGATCCCTATCAAGATGGTCAACTTCCCCCAG AAAATCGCTGGTGAACTTTACGGACCTCTCATGCTGGTGTTTACACTGGTTGCCATCCTCCTCCATGGGATGAAGACATCTGACACCATTATT CGGGAAGGCACCCTGATGGGCACAGCCATTGGCACCTGCTTTGGCTACTGGCTGGGCGTCTCGTCCTTCATTTACTTCCTGGCCTACTTGTGCAACGCCCAGATCACCATGCTCCAGATGTTGGCACTGCTG GGCTATGGTCTCTTTGGGCACTGCATTGTCCTGTTCATCACTTATAACATCCACCTCCATGCCCTCTTCTACCTCTTCTGGCTGCTGGTGGGTGGGCTGTCCACCCTGCGCATG GTGGCAGTGTTGGTATCACGGACTGTAGGCCCCACCCAGCGGCTACTCCTCTGTGGCACTCTGGCTGCCCTGCATATGCTATTCCTGCTTTATCTGCATTTTGCCTACCACAAGGTGGTAGAGG GGATCCTGGACACACTGGAGGGCCCTAACATCCCACCTATGCAGAGAGTTCCCAGGGATGTCCCTGCTGGGATCCCTGCTGCCAGACTTCCCACCACCGTGCTCAATGCCACAGCCAAGGCTCTTGCAGTGACCGTGCAGTCACACTGA
- the Yipf3 gene encoding protein YIPF3 isoform X2 — MATTAAPVGSARNGAGPEWGGFEENIQGGGSAVIDMENMDDTSGSSFEDMGELHQRLREEEVDADAAAVEEEDGEFLGMKGFKGQLSRQVADQMWQAGKRQASRAFSLYANIDILRPYFDVEPAQVRSRLLESMIPIKMVNFPQKIAGELYGPLMLVFTLVAILLHGMKTSDTIIGYGLFGHCIVLFITYNIHLHALFYLFWLLVGGLSTLRMVAVLVSRTVGPTQRLLLCGTLAALHMLFLLYLHFAYHKVVEGILDTLEGPNIPPMQRVPRDVPAGIPAARLPTTVLNATAKALAVTVQSH; from the exons ATGGCAACTACTGCGGCGCCGGTCGGCAGCGCCCGAAACGGAGCTGGCCCGGAATGGGGAGGCTTCGAAGAAAACATCCAG GGTGGGGGCTCAGCTGTGATTGACATGGAGAACATGGATGATACTTCAGGCTCCAGCTTCGAGGATATGGGTGAGCTGCATCAGCGCCTGCGTGAGGAAGAAGTTGATGCAGATGCAGCTGCTGTGGAAGAAGAAGATGGGGAGTTCTTGGGCATGAAGGGCTTTAAGGGACAGCTGAGCCGGCAGGTGGCTGATCAA ATGTGGCAGGCAGGGAAGAGACAAGCCTCCAGGGCCTTCAGCTTATATGCCAACATTGACATCTTGAGACCCTACTTTGATGTGGAGCCTGCCCAGGTGCGAAGCAG gcTCCTGGAGTCCATGATCCCTATCAAGATGGTCAACTTCCCCCAG AAAATCGCTGGTGAACTTTACGGACCTCTCATGCTGGTGTTTACACTGGTTGCCATCCTCCTCCATGGGATGAAGACATCTGACACCATTATT GGCTATGGTCTCTTTGGGCACTGCATTGTCCTGTTCATCACTTATAACATCCACCTCCATGCCCTCTTCTACCTCTTCTGGCTGCTGGTGGGTGGGCTGTCCACCCTGCGCATG GTGGCAGTGTTGGTATCACGGACTGTAGGCCCCACCCAGCGGCTACTCCTCTGTGGCACTCTGGCTGCCCTGCATATGCTATTCCTGCTTTATCTGCATTTTGCCTACCACAAGGTGGTAGAGG GGATCCTGGACACACTGGAGGGCCCTAACATCCCACCTATGCAGAGAGTTCCCAGGGATGTCCCTGCTGGGATCCCTGCTGCCAGACTTCCCACCACCGTGCTCAATGCCACAGCCAAGGCTCTTGCAGTGACCGTGCAGTCACACTGA
- the Lrrc73 gene encoding leucine-rich repeat-containing protein 73: MLPSSIQISGEPLSGAEVRDICRGLRDNAVRLLSLRGCRLCDRDFGRICRALAGATSLAQLNLNLGVVSSPSRIKQLAEALRTNRSIQSLFLHGSPLTDAGLALLNPALALHPALVALDLGDCMLGDEAINLICGLLPPDGAKSGLKELTLSANPGITPKGWSRLAIAVAHSSQVRVLNLDYNPLGDHVAGMLAVAVASSRTLEVLDLEGTGLTNQSAQTLLDMVENYPTALRSLVLAENSISPELQQQICDLLSEGEEEEEVAGGTGDTQEWERGREPAAHQRGSSSWMCPSDPSSQMVLMTSGLGDSLLAETEM; the protein is encoded by the exons ATGCTGCCCAGCTCCATCCAGATTTCCGGGGAGCCGCTGTCAGGCGCCGAGGTGCGGGACATCTGCCGCGGCCTGCGCGACAACGCCGTGCGCCTGCTCTCCCTGCGCGGCTGCCGCCTCTGCGACCGCGACTTCGGCCGCATCTGCCGGGCCCTGGCCGGGGCCACGTCCCTCGCTCAGCTCAATCTTAACCTAGGCGTCGTGTCCAGCCCCAGCCGCATCAAGCAGCTGGCGGAGGCGCTGCGAACCAACCGATCCATCCAGTCCCTCTT CCTGCATGGGAGCCCTCTTACAGATGCTGGGCTGGCCTTGCTGaacccagccctggccctccACCCTGCCCTCGTGGCTCTGGACCTCGGGGACTGCATGCTGGGTGATGAAGCTATCAACCTCATCTGTGGCCTCCTCCCCCCAGATGGGGCCAAGTCCG GCTTGAAAGAGCTAACGCTGAGCGCCAACCCTGGCATCACCCCTAAGGGCTGGAGCCGCCTCGCCATTGCTGTGGCCCACAGCTCCCAAGTCCGCGTCCTCAATCTGGACTACAACCCCCTGG GTGACCATGTGGCAGGGATGCTAGCTGTAGCTGTAGCCTCCAGCCGCACCCTAGAAGTCCTAGATTTGGAGGGTACAGGACTTACGAACCAGTCAGCTCAG ACCCTGCTGGACATGGTAGAAAATTATCCCACAGCTCTGCGGAGCCTAGTGTTGGCTGAGAACAGCATCAGCCCAGAGCTGCAGCAGCAAATCTGCGACCTACTCTCtgagggggaagaggaagaggaggtggcAGGAGGGACTGGCGACACCCAGGAATGGGAGAGAGGACGGGAGCCTGCTGCCCACCAGAGGGGCAGCAGCTCCTGGATGTGCCCCAGCG ATCCCAGCTCTCAGATGGTGCTAATGACATCAGGACTAGGGGACAGTCTGTTGGCTGAAACCGAGATGTGA